In Hamadaea flava, a genomic segment contains:
- a CDS encoding CPBP family intramembrane glutamic endopeptidase, translating to MRNLAVRRRNELLLVLGLSLGQSAIYSLVSLIAKLTKPGPLSSQTSALNVSRSVRPYFDLTYQLLDIFFALVVVGLAYHLLNRDPGRPRLVLGLDLRRPWFDLGGGAALAALVGIPGLGLYFGARALGLNTDVSASGLPSLWWSVPVLILSAVQNAVLEEVIVVGYLITRLRELRWSIPAVIAASALLRGSYHLYQGFGGFVGNAIMGVVFALVYLKWRRVGPLIVAHTLLDVVAFVGYQALCSNGC from the coding sequence GTGAGGAACCTCGCGGTACGCCGTCGCAACGAGTTGCTACTGGTCCTCGGCCTTTCACTTGGACAATCGGCGATTTATTCGTTGGTGTCGCTGATCGCCAAACTGACCAAGCCCGGTCCGTTGTCCAGTCAGACGTCGGCGCTCAACGTCTCCCGTTCGGTCCGGCCGTACTTCGACCTCACGTACCAGCTGCTCGACATCTTCTTCGCCCTCGTGGTGGTCGGGCTCGCGTACCACTTGCTGAATCGGGACCCCGGACGGCCGCGCCTGGTCCTCGGTCTGGACCTGCGACGGCCGTGGTTCGACCTGGGCGGGGGCGCGGCGCTGGCCGCGCTGGTCGGGATTCCGGGGCTTGGTCTTTACTTCGGTGCGCGCGCTCTCGGCCTGAACACCGATGTGAGCGCGTCGGGGCTGCCGAGCCTGTGGTGGTCCGTGCCGGTGCTGATCCTCTCCGCCGTGCAGAACGCGGTGCTGGAAGAGGTGATCGTGGTCGGGTACCTGATCACGCGGCTACGCGAGCTGCGCTGGTCGATCCCCGCGGTCATCGCGGCCAGCGCGCTGCTGCGCGGTTCCTACCACCTCTATCAGGGGTTCGGCGGTTTCGTCGGAAACGCGATCATGGGCGTGGTGTTCGCGCTCGTCTACCTGAAGTGGCGGCGGGTCGGGCCGCTGATCGTCGCGCACACGCTGCTCGACGTGGTGGCGTTCGTCGGCTACCAGGCCCTCTGCTCCAACGGCTGCTGA
- a CDS encoding globin domain-containing protein encodes MSDLQRLLKESWTLVEEDQDKLAGYFYARIFLGRPEVRDLFPVTMDVQRARLLGAIVSAIQTVDDPERFDEYLRSLGRDHRKFQVVPEQYEVVGAALLEALRTFGRGDWTPEYDQAWRDAYDVIARKMLAGAEADTNPAFVHAEVVSHERRGRDIGIMRVRPLQHLEFRPGQYVSLECPKYQPRVWRTYSIANAPRADGTMDFHIRALGAGWVSGALVRRTLPGDMLRLAAPMGTMAVDRRSQRDIVLIAGGTGLAPIKAIIEELATFNRTRWVHVFYGARDRDDLYDLPDLQRLASVFPWLSLMPVCSHDSGWGGEEGLLSEVVRRYGPWQDHDFYLSGSPAMIRATLRALNELQVPSMRVKYDAFADY; translated from the coding sequence GTGTCCGACCTACAACGGCTGTTGAAGGAGTCCTGGACCCTCGTCGAAGAGGACCAGGACAAGTTGGCCGGCTACTTCTACGCCCGCATCTTCCTAGGTCGTCCCGAAGTCAGAGACCTGTTTCCGGTCACCATGGACGTCCAGCGAGCCCGTCTGCTGGGCGCGATCGTCAGCGCCATCCAGACCGTCGACGATCCCGAACGATTCGACGAGTACCTGCGGTCCCTCGGCCGCGACCACCGCAAGTTCCAAGTCGTCCCGGAGCAGTACGAAGTAGTCGGCGCCGCGCTGCTGGAAGCGCTGCGCACCTTCGGCCGGGGCGATTGGACTCCCGAGTACGACCAGGCGTGGCGGGACGCGTACGACGTCATCGCGCGCAAGATGCTGGCCGGAGCGGAGGCCGACACCAATCCCGCATTCGTCCACGCCGAGGTCGTCAGCCACGAACGGCGCGGGCGCGACATCGGCATCATGCGCGTACGCCCGCTGCAACACCTGGAATTCCGCCCAGGCCAGTACGTCAGCCTGGAATGCCCGAAGTACCAGCCGCGCGTCTGGCGTACCTATTCCATCGCCAACGCGCCCCGGGCCGACGGCACCATGGACTTTCACATCCGGGCGCTGGGCGCGGGCTGGGTCTCCGGCGCGCTGGTCCGGCGTACGCTTCCCGGCGACATGCTCCGGCTGGCGGCTCCGATGGGAACCATGGCCGTCGACCGGCGATCGCAGCGCGACATCGTGCTGATCGCCGGCGGCACCGGGCTGGCGCCGATCAAGGCGATCATCGAGGAGTTGGCGACCTTCAACCGGACCCGGTGGGTGCACGTGTTCTACGGCGCGCGGGATCGGGACGACCTCTACGACCTGCCCGACCTGCAACGTCTGGCGAGCGTCTTCCCGTGGCTGTCGCTGATGCCGGTCTGCTCGCACGATTCCGGCTGGGGCGGGGAGGAGGGTCTGCTCAGCGAGGTCGTACGCCGCTACGGCCCGTGGCAGGACCACGACTTCTACCTGTCCGGCTCGCCCGCGATGATCCGCGCGACGCTGCGGGCGCTCAACGAGCTCCAGGTCCCGTCGATGCGGGTGAAGTACGACGCCTTCGCCGACTACTAG
- a CDS encoding carboxypeptidase-like regulatory domain-containing protein, with product MPPAAHAATPGTIAGTFSANGAPLEGVWVNAYSDETDTYGDASTDASGHYSMTGLQPGRYTVLFQSPGRPAQYAYGKVSSDVADLITVTSGATTTVDDSALPAGTISGVLTDSHGSPVPNAQVSASSPSGGYGFGMTQYDGSYAIAVLPGTYTVSFRIGSVEQFAHGKSYQDADVFEVNANATTTVNETLQPVGSITGHVTRSDGTPAVDVEVTALQATGNSAGYAMTDDSGNYRLDYLIPGSYRVQFTLQSGAAQLAHDQRSEATAASFTVTGGGVVTVDESLLPTGSIAGRLTNQAGAGIADVYVSLSSTMTNEYLSTQTDGSGNYAIDEVFAGSGYKVHFYSPDQHIDQWATGKRTVETATAFTVTGGNTTTVNDKKPASGSVKITAKDSITGAAISSFNAYLGESGAINGSSTNGSLIFSDVAAGAWDLSVSATGYVFQTVPVTVTAGQQTAVTVTMRPTAKIKVKVVDRATGAGLKDFVVLALSPKDFAMPEGIDGRTAADGTKTVEVNNGGPYHLFVFPKTGSGYGAQWVGPNGGTGSELLASTFSATNGQTITPPTILMDKAGTITGKVTSETGNPIKYGGVTMAPQAYHSGGGFGQVDVAADGTYTIDFLGPYTWPLLFTAQDHAFQWSDGTGYRYGAPAALPRRTTSQTVTGPTSVTSVLPRRAPVANGVPVQSGQTTTFNYTMKAGVVVKVFGVADDFVDAYNVTTGDFQASGWIQDPAQGASLRMLPGTTVKFQRTRDWKWCGGATFATAKAYRVTTSPTQTFTCVVS from the coding sequence ATGCCACCGGCCGCCCACGCGGCCACCCCCGGCACCATCGCCGGGACCTTCTCCGCCAACGGCGCCCCGTTGGAAGGCGTCTGGGTCAACGCGTACTCGGACGAGACCGACACCTACGGCGACGCCTCGACCGACGCCTCTGGGCACTACTCGATGACCGGGCTGCAGCCCGGCCGCTACACCGTTCTGTTCCAGTCGCCCGGCCGGCCCGCCCAGTACGCCTACGGCAAGGTGTCATCGGACGTCGCCGACTTGATCACCGTCACCTCCGGTGCCACCACGACGGTGGACGACAGCGCGCTGCCGGCCGGCACGATCAGCGGCGTACTCACTGACAGCCACGGTAGCCCGGTGCCCAACGCCCAGGTCTCCGCCTCCAGCCCCAGCGGTGGCTACGGCTTCGGCATGACGCAGTACGACGGTTCGTACGCCATCGCGGTGCTCCCAGGCACCTACACGGTTTCCTTCCGAATCGGCTCGGTGGAGCAGTTCGCCCACGGCAAGAGCTATCAGGACGCCGACGTGTTCGAAGTCAACGCGAACGCGACGACGACCGTCAACGAAACTCTCCAGCCGGTCGGTTCGATCACCGGCCATGTCACCCGGTCGGACGGCACGCCGGCCGTGGATGTCGAGGTCACGGCGCTACAAGCCACCGGCAACAGCGCCGGCTACGCGATGACCGATGACAGCGGCAACTACCGCCTCGACTACCTGATCCCCGGCTCGTACCGAGTGCAGTTCACGCTCCAGTCGGGGGCGGCGCAGCTCGCACACGACCAGCGCTCGGAAGCGACCGCCGCGTCGTTCACCGTCACCGGTGGCGGAGTCGTGACCGTCGACGAGAGCCTCCTGCCCACCGGCTCGATCGCCGGTCGGCTGACCAACCAGGCGGGTGCCGGGATCGCGGACGTCTACGTGTCGCTCTCCTCCACCATGACGAACGAGTACCTCTCGACCCAGACGGACGGCAGCGGCAACTACGCGATCGACGAGGTCTTCGCCGGCTCCGGGTACAAGGTCCACTTCTACAGCCCGGATCAGCACATCGATCAATGGGCGACGGGTAAGCGGACCGTCGAGACGGCCACCGCCTTCACCGTGACCGGTGGCAACACCACCACGGTGAACGACAAGAAGCCGGCGTCCGGCTCGGTGAAGATCACGGCGAAGGACTCCATCACCGGTGCCGCGATCAGCTCCTTCAACGCGTACCTCGGTGAGTCGGGCGCCATCAACGGCAGTAGCACCAACGGCTCGCTGATCTTCAGCGACGTGGCTGCCGGCGCGTGGGACCTCAGCGTGTCCGCCACCGGCTACGTCTTCCAGACGGTTCCGGTGACCGTGACCGCCGGTCAGCAGACCGCAGTAACGGTAACGATGCGCCCCACCGCGAAGATCAAGGTCAAGGTCGTCGACCGGGCGACCGGGGCCGGCCTCAAGGACTTCGTCGTGCTCGCGTTGAGCCCGAAGGACTTCGCGATGCCGGAAGGAATCGACGGCCGGACCGCCGCCGACGGGACCAAGACGGTCGAGGTGAACAACGGCGGCCCCTACCACCTGTTCGTCTTCCCGAAGACCGGCAGTGGCTACGGCGCTCAGTGGGTGGGCCCGAACGGCGGCACCGGAAGTGAGCTGCTCGCCTCCACCTTCAGTGCCACCAACGGCCAGACCATCACGCCCCCGACGATCCTCATGGACAAGGCGGGCACCATCACCGGCAAGGTCACCAGCGAGACCGGCAACCCGATCAAGTACGGCGGGGTGACCATGGCTCCGCAGGCGTACCACTCGGGCGGTGGCTTCGGCCAGGTCGACGTGGCGGCAGACGGCACCTACACGATCGACTTCCTCGGTCCGTACACCTGGCCGCTGCTGTTCACGGCTCAGGATCACGCCTTCCAGTGGAGTGACGGCACCGGTTACCGCTACGGGGCACCCGCTGCGCTGCCGAGGCGTACGACGTCCCAGACGGTCACTGGCCCCACCAGCGTCACGTCCGTCCTGCCCCGGCGGGCCCCGGTCGCCAACGGCGTTCCGGTTCAGTCCGGCCAGACGACCACCTTCAACTACACGATGAAGGCGGGCGTAGTGGTCAAGGTGTTCGGCGTGGCCGACGATTTCGTCGACGCGTACAACGTGACCACCGGCGACTTCCAGGCCAGCGGCTGGATTCAGGACCCTGCCCAGGGCGCGTCGCTGCGGATGCTCCCGGGCACCACCGTCAAGTTCCAGCGCACCCGCGACTGGAAGTGGTGCGGCGGCGCGACCTTCGCCACGGCGAAGGCCTATCGGGTCACGACCAGCCCGACCCAGACCTTCACCTGCGTCGTCAGCTGA
- a CDS encoding winged helix-turn-helix domain-containing protein, producing the protein MTAKYVKLADTIREQIKSGELRAGDKLPSISQLREEYGISYGSVRGAMLVLKAEGLIEGRQGEAVYVKDREAS; encoded by the coding sequence ATGACCGCCAAGTACGTCAAGCTTGCGGACACGATCCGTGAACAGATCAAGTCTGGTGAGCTGCGCGCCGGGGACAAGCTGCCGTCGATCTCGCAACTCCGGGAGGAATACGGCATCAGCTACGGCTCCGTCCGCGGCGCGATGCTGGTCCTCAAGGCCGAAGGCTTGATCGAGGGACGCCAGGGAGAGGCTGTCTACGTGAAGGATCGCGAGGCTTCCTGA
- a CDS encoding DUF6230 family protein has product MKDSNGNLVQGRTRWRRFAAVVIPAAVVAGGLMTGVAQGKVPVALNVSGQSFKISADQLNGTGFTQYGSVAVKKDGTQIPVAASGIKSATLSNLCQSVVVVPGHLSLVIRAGREAGNPASAENLLIGMDALAGDATFTNIDIGTDASALSKDGFSSHGQTGAFGQEADKVEIHNLKQRAYSTNAGTFTLNGLSMKVDLTGYECFADSALN; this is encoded by the coding sequence GTGAAGGACTCGAACGGCAACCTGGTGCAGGGTCGCACCAGGTGGCGGCGGTTCGCTGCCGTCGTCATCCCGGCGGCGGTCGTCGCCGGCGGCCTGATGACGGGCGTGGCGCAGGGCAAGGTGCCCGTCGCGCTCAACGTCTCCGGTCAGAGCTTCAAGATCAGCGCTGACCAGCTCAACGGCACCGGCTTCACCCAGTACGGGAGCGTGGCCGTCAAGAAGGACGGCACGCAGATCCCCGTCGCCGCGTCGGGCATCAAGTCGGCCACGCTGAGCAACCTCTGCCAGTCGGTCGTCGTCGTGCCCGGTCACCTCTCGCTGGTCATCCGGGCCGGCCGCGAGGCGGGCAACCCGGCCAGCGCCGAGAACCTGCTCATCGGCATGGACGCCCTCGCCGGTGACGCGACGTTCACGAACATCGACATCGGCACCGACGCCTCCGCGCTGTCCAAGGACGGCTTCAGCAGCCACGGTCAGACCGGCGCGTTCGGCCAGGAGGCCGACAAGGTCGAGATCCACAACCTGAAGCAGCGCGCGTACAGCACGAACGCGGGCACGTTCACCCTCAACGGCCTGTCCATGAAGGTGGACCTCACGGGTTACGAGTGCTTCGCCGACTCGGCCCTGAACTGA